Genomic DNA from Hydrotalea sp.:
TAAGCAAGCTCTAATATAGATGGGATGATTTCTGTTTTTTCTTTTATTATATATTGATTAATTTTATTATAATAATTAAAAAAATTTTCTATAACTTTTTCATATCTTATGTATGCAGATTGGTCATTTTGTTTGGTCCAATTATAAATAAATTTATCTTTTTGAAATTGTATAATTTCATTCTTATTTTCTTTATTTTGCAACCAATACTTAGGCAATTGTGGCATATTGGAAAAGTTTATATTGAATGGTTGTTGCCCAATTGTGGTCGGCATATCAAGTGGTAATCTTCTATATTCAAACTTGTCTTTACCCCCCATTTCATTAAAAATATTAACAATATCAAATTCATCAATTAGCAGTTCTTTTGAGAAATTAATACCAACCACAACCTCAACCACTGGCGGCTTATCAAATGATGGCAAAGGATTATTCAATTTACTCATCTTTATATTGCGTCAGAGAGCCATAAGTCATTTACGCGCTTTTTGTCAAGGCCGCGAAGTCTTTTAGTTTTTTTAATGCCGCGCCGCTGTCGATGGAATGTTTGGCCATGGCCACGCCGTCCTTCAAATTTTGCGCCGCCCCCAACACCACCAACGCGGCGGCCGCGTTATATAACACCGC
This window encodes:
- a CDS encoding TIGR04255 family protein yields the protein MSKLNNPLPSFDKPPVVEVVVGINFSKELLIDEFDIVNIFNEMGGKDKFEYRRLPLDMPTTIGQQPFNINFSNMPQLPKYWLQNKENKNEIIQFQKDKFIYNWTKQNDQSAYIRYEKVIENFFNYYNKINQYIIKEKTEIIPSILELAYVNLIDIPDNYSEVFKDVSWNKDGKEILREPFTVNLNYNFIIEDLNKSFMSVVVASVQLAKDGRNMLKCDLSVRGTPKDKNNLVEWYDGARDAIVKGFAEITTDRMHKLWERKSS